From Deltaproteobacteria bacterium, a single genomic window includes:
- a CDS encoding nitroreductase family protein translates to MDLYDAMSTLRAVRRLRPDAIPADVQQRVLQAAAWAPTGGNVQPWRVVVVREPALKQKLGALYDARWKAYSAGHQKLVANAPAEAREKTARMLAAGDYLGAHFGETPLVAIFCFNPENMAITDAKQPRVSVVGGASVYTAVENFLLACRAEGLGCVLTTLLCEVEPEVRELLAIPQPWATACAIPVGYPVGVGHGPISRRPVEKLAFTDRWGTAFRASD, encoded by the coding sequence ATGGACCTTTACGACGCGATGTCGACGCTGCGCGCGGTGCGCCGGCTGCGCCCGGACGCGATTCCCGCGGATGTGCAGCAGCGCGTTCTGCAAGCCGCCGCGTGGGCGCCGACGGGCGGGAACGTGCAGCCGTGGCGGGTCGTGGTGGTGCGTGAGCCGGCGCTGAAGCAGAAGCTCGGCGCGCTCTACGACGCGCGCTGGAAGGCTTACTCGGCGGGGCACCAGAAGCTCGTCGCGAACGCGCCGGCCGAGGCGCGCGAGAAGACGGCGCGCATGCTCGCCGCCGGCGACTACCTCGGCGCGCATTTCGGCGAGACGCCGCTGGTCGCGATCTTCTGCTTCAACCCCGAGAACATGGCGATCACCGACGCGAAGCAGCCGCGCGTCTCGGTCGTGGGCGGCGCGTCGGTCTACACCGCGGTCGAGAACTTCCTGCTCGCCTGCCGCGCCGAGGGCCTCGGCTGCGTGCTGACGACGCTGCTGTGCGAGGTCGAGCCCGAGGTGCGCGAGCTGCTCGCGATCCCGCAGCCCTGGGCGACGGCGTGCGCGATTCCGGTCGGCTACCCGGTCGGCGTCGGTCACGGCCCGATCTCGCGCCGACCCGTCGAGAAGCTCGCCTTCACGGATCGCTGGGGCACGGCGTTCCGGGCGAGTGATTAG
- a CDS encoding glycosyltransferase family 2 protein has translation METNPYAISVVVPVYNESAGIRAFHERATKVLESLPGARWELIYVDDGSADDSFAHLARFAEADARVRVVKLSRNFGHQIAITAGLGRARGDCVAVIDSDLQDPPEVIARMVEKWRAGFDVVYGVRSKRRGESALKLFTASAFYRLLDKITGIEIPVDVGDFRLMSRRALDQLNQLREKDRFVRGLVSWIGFRQTGVEYERDERVAGETKYPYRKMLKFAFDGITSFSTVPLKLATWLGYATSFLAFLYLASVFVQRWNGTTVQGWATIMVALLFLGGVQLICLGIMGEYLAHSARSTASESAGGAGTASASGERIERVDGCAAAKAFGAGTPSFANVASCPAVKGSTGRSAGSSAASTARIGASGRCSSFTSPLPRARRMPVSSASSVSVSGPPSSTASRCGSPAASATSCSARSCTWIGATRFCPSPNTGVTGASASVARPPMTGEPGPATIAGRAIVAPRPLARTSASAAAFLFAYG, from the coding sequence ATGGAAACGAACCCCTACGCCATCTCCGTGGTCGTGCCGGTCTACAACGAGTCGGCCGGCATCCGCGCGTTCCACGAGCGCGCGACGAAGGTGCTGGAGTCGCTGCCCGGCGCACGCTGGGAGCTGATCTACGTCGACGACGGCAGCGCGGACGACTCCTTCGCCCACCTCGCGCGCTTCGCCGAGGCGGACGCGCGCGTTCGCGTGGTGAAGCTGTCGCGCAACTTCGGCCACCAGATCGCGATCACCGCGGGCCTCGGCCGCGCGCGGGGCGACTGCGTCGCGGTGATCGACTCGGACCTGCAGGACCCGCCTGAGGTGATCGCGCGCATGGTGGAGAAGTGGCGCGCGGGCTTCGACGTCGTATACGGCGTGCGCAGCAAGCGCCGCGGCGAGAGCGCGCTGAAGCTGTTCACCGCGTCGGCGTTCTATCGCCTGCTCGACAAGATCACCGGCATCGAGATTCCGGTGGACGTGGGCGACTTCCGCCTGATGAGCCGCCGCGCGCTCGATCAGCTGAACCAGCTGCGCGAGAAGGACCGCTTCGTGCGCGGGCTCGTGAGCTGGATCGGCTTCCGCCAGACGGGCGTCGAGTACGAGCGCGACGAGCGCGTCGCCGGCGAGACGAAGTACCCGTACCGCAAGATGCTGAAGTTCGCGTTCGACGGGATCACGTCGTTCTCGACCGTGCCGCTGAAGCTCGCCACCTGGCTCGGCTACGCGACCTCGTTCCTCGCGTTCCTCTACCTCGCGTCGGTGTTCGTGCAGCGCTGGAACGGCACCACGGTGCAGGGCTGGGCGACGATCATGGTCGCGCTGCTCTTCCTCGGCGGCGTGCAGTTGATCTGCCTCGGCATCATGGGCGAGTACCTCGCGCACTCGGCGCGCAGCACCGCGTCCGAGTCTGCGGGGGGCGCCGGCACGGCGAGCGCTTCGGGCGAGAGGATCGAGCGCGTCGATGGATGCGCTGCGGCGAAGGCGTTCGGCGCGGGTACGCCGTCGTTCGCGAACGTCGCGAGCTGCCCGGCCGTCAAGGGGAGCACGGGGCGCAGCGCAGGCTCGAGCGCCGCGAGCACGGCGCGGATCGGCGCGAGCGGGAGATGCAGCAGCTTCACCTCGCCCTTGCCGCGCGCGCGGCGGATGCCGGTGAGCAGCGCGTCGAGCGTGAGCGTCTCGGGCCCGCCCAGCTCGACGGCCTCGCGCTGCGGCTCGCCCGCTGCGAGCGCGACGAGCTGCTCCGCGAGATCGTGCACGTGGATCGGTGCGACGCGCTTCTGCCCGTCGCCGAACACGGGGGTGACCGGCGCGAGCGCGAGCGTCGCGAGGCCGCCGATGACGGGCGAGCCGGGGCCGGCCACGATCGCGGGGCGCGCGATCGTCGCGCCGAGGCCGCTCGCGCGAACGAGCGCCTCCGCAGCAGCTTTCTTGTTCGCGTACGGGTAG
- a CDS encoding sulfatase has translation MMRVDLRESDVPGISAVFAGAGVAVAIGLAEWARAGLTANATPLDLQRGLLLVCAVYGAIGSAAGLACWVLRRIRYAPAAAIAVIAAVAAAGADGRPIVRVAAIALALVSLRLGALVLERFPTLPRARLASSAALLGIAGVCALAARALPAYGPRWALGAAVAASGAAVLVWTPRVRGSALLLGAGALALVWQGANHVQRLAPSARPNADAPSVLLVTIDTLRADRIGAYGYAPARTPVFDALAKEGVLFKHAFAHSRFTGPSHISILTGLLPTTSGSVVNMQPLAPGVPTLAESFARAGYVTAAFPSAFTTLESATALPGRFQFVDEDTREFSYYPESAYRCVAIRVIAKWLKGPATWSYYRPAAPTTDRARQFLEAHAGAPTFTWVHYFDPHVPYRPPAELRRDDAKLVSGEWYDLSAAKQREIIRDPARMNAMLGLYDAEIAYADRELGRLVEAARAHSPRGGVLIVVTSDHGEPMGEHGNYWVRDLHDETLRVPLVFVPPGKEALNPVVEADVRLVDLAPTLLDILKLPALPRSDGASLVPLMASRDAQPPRLALGILEPGEDEAAGRGVAIRLNGWKLIAQESFADAAKSELDLFHVLRDPKELVDRSADYPELVTKFQRLVPSGWRTGETRTLSDAEREQLRALGYVE, from the coding sequence ATGATGCGCGTCGATCTGCGCGAGTCTGACGTGCCCGGCATCTCGGCGGTGTTCGCGGGCGCCGGCGTCGCAGTCGCGATCGGCCTCGCGGAGTGGGCGCGCGCGGGGCTCACCGCGAACGCAACGCCCCTCGACTTGCAGCGCGGCCTCTTGCTCGTGTGCGCGGTGTACGGCGCCATCGGCAGCGCCGCGGGTCTCGCGTGCTGGGTTCTCCGCCGCATTCGCTACGCCCCGGCCGCGGCGATCGCGGTGATCGCTGCGGTCGCCGCCGCTGGCGCGGACGGCCGCCCGATCGTGCGCGTCGCCGCCATCGCGCTGGCGCTCGTGTCGTTACGCCTCGGCGCGCTCGTGCTGGAGCGCTTCCCCACGCTGCCGCGCGCGCGCCTCGCCTCGAGCGCGGCGCTGCTCGGCATCGCGGGCGTATGCGCGCTCGCAGCGCGCGCCCTGCCCGCCTACGGGCCGCGCTGGGCGCTCGGCGCGGCGGTCGCGGCGAGCGGTGCGGCGGTGCTGGTGTGGACGCCGCGCGTGCGCGGATCGGCGTTGTTGTTAGGGGCCGGCGCGCTCGCGCTGGTGTGGCAAGGCGCGAACCACGTACAGCGCCTCGCGCCCAGCGCGCGGCCGAACGCAGACGCGCCGAGCGTCCTGCTCGTCACGATCGACACGCTGCGCGCCGACCGCATCGGCGCCTACGGCTACGCCCCCGCGCGCACCCCCGTGTTCGATGCGCTCGCGAAGGAGGGCGTGCTCTTCAAGCACGCCTTCGCGCACTCGCGCTTCACGGGGCCCTCGCACATCTCCATCCTCACGGGCCTCTTGCCCACCACGAGCGGCAGCGTCGTGAACATGCAGCCCCTCGCTCCAGGCGTTCCCACGCTCGCCGAGAGCTTCGCGCGCGCGGGCTACGTCACCGCCGCGTTCCCGAGCGCGTTCACCACGCTCGAGTCCGCAACGGCGCTTCCGGGGCGCTTCCAGTTCGTCGACGAGGACACGCGCGAGTTCTCCTACTACCCCGAGTCCGCCTACCGCTGCGTCGCGATTCGCGTGATCGCGAAGTGGCTGAAGGGACCCGCGACGTGGTCCTACTACCGGCCGGCGGCCCCGACGACGGACCGCGCGCGGCAGTTCCTCGAGGCACACGCAGGCGCGCCGACTTTCACGTGGGTGCACTACTTCGACCCGCACGTCCCGTATCGGCCGCCCGCGGAGCTGCGCCGCGACGACGCGAAGCTCGTGAGCGGCGAGTGGTATGACCTCTCCGCCGCGAAGCAGCGCGAGATCATCCGCGACCCCGCGCGCATGAACGCGATGCTCGGGCTCTACGACGCCGAGATCGCCTACGCCGACCGCGAGCTCGGGCGCCTCGTCGAGGCGGCGCGCGCGCACTCGCCGCGCGGCGGCGTGCTGATCGTGGTCACGAGCGATCACGGCGAGCCGATGGGCGAGCACGGCAATTATTGGGTGCGCGATCTCCACGACGAGACGCTCCGCGTGCCCCTCGTCTTCGTGCCGCCGGGCAAAGAGGCGCTGAACCCCGTCGTCGAGGCGGACGTGCGCCTCGTCGACCTCGCGCCGACGCTGCTCGACATCCTGAAGCTCCCCGCGCTCCCGCGCAGCGACGGCGCGAGCCTCGTGCCGCTCATGGCCTCGCGCGACGCCCAGCCACCGCGCCTCGCGCTCGGAATCCTCGAGCCGGGCGAGGATGAGGCTGCAGGCCGCGGCGTCGCGATCCGGCTGAACGGGTGGAAGCTGATCGCGCAGGAGTCGTTCGCGGACGCTGCGAAGAGCGAGCTCGATCTCTTCCACGTGCTGCGCGATCCAAAGGAGCTCGTCGACCGCAGCGCCGACTACCCCGAGCTCGTGACGAAGTTCCAGCGCCTCGTCCCGAGCGGCTGGCGCACGGGTGAAACGCGCACGCTGAGCGACGCCGAGCGCGAGCAGCTGCGCGCGCTCGGCTACGTCGAGTAG
- a CDS encoding enoyl-CoA hydratase/isomerase family protein, with amino-acid sequence MRPPCTTTLARTPRGEPRFSSRNAQLRREARGTLRSFSIGGTTRVSELRIEDSKWTNLAFARVGDVLRVEIAHPTNPMNVVDGEMHDDLARLFRELKRERTARAVLITGRGKFFSAGGDFNWFPTLQDPANLELTRRDGKQLVWDLLDVELPIVAAVNGAAVGLGASIALLCDVIFMADSAQIADPHVRVGVVAGDGGAAIWPLLLGPARAKQYLMTGDAVKAPEAERIGLVNRVVPAAELEAEAMKFAQRLAAGAPLAVQFTKQSVNKLVKDALNTAFDTSMALEMLTFRSEDHREALAAIREKRAPHFRGR; translated from the coding sequence ATGCGGCCTCCGTGCACGACCACGCTAGCCCGGACGCCTCGCGGCGAGCCGCGATTTTCTTCACGAAACGCACAGTTACGGCGAGAGGCTCGGGGTACGCTGCGCTCCTTCTCGATTGGAGGCACCACGCGCGTGAGCGAGCTGCGCATCGAAGACTCGAAGTGGACGAACCTCGCCTTCGCGCGCGTGGGCGACGTGCTGCGCGTCGAGATCGCGCACCCGACGAACCCGATGAACGTCGTCGACGGCGAGATGCACGACGATCTCGCGCGCCTCTTTCGCGAGCTGAAGCGCGAACGCACGGCGCGCGCGGTGCTGATCACCGGGCGCGGCAAGTTCTTCAGCGCAGGAGGCGACTTCAACTGGTTCCCCACCCTGCAGGATCCCGCGAACCTCGAGCTCACGCGCCGCGACGGGAAGCAGCTCGTGTGGGATCTGCTCGACGTCGAGCTGCCGATCGTCGCCGCCGTGAACGGCGCGGCCGTCGGCCTCGGCGCCTCGATCGCGCTCTTGTGTGACGTGATCTTCATGGCCGACAGCGCACAGATCGCGGACCCGCACGTGCGCGTGGGCGTGGTCGCGGGCGACGGCGGCGCCGCGATCTGGCCGCTGCTGCTCGGCCCCGCGCGCGCGAAGCAGTACCTGATGACGGGCGACGCGGTGAAGGCGCCCGAGGCGGAGCGCATCGGCCTCGTGAACCGCGTCGTGCCCGCAGCCGAGCTCGAGGCCGAGGCGATGAAGTTCGCGCAGCGCCTCGCCGCCGGCGCGCCGCTCGCGGTGCAGTTCACGAAGCAGTCGGTGAACAAGCTCGTGAAGGACGCGCTCAACACCGCTTTCGACACCTCGATGGCGCTCGAAATGCTCACGTTCCGCAGCGAAGACCACCGCGAGGCGCTCGCGGCGATCCGGGAGAAGCGCGCGCCGCACTTCCGCGGGCGCTGA
- a CDS encoding acyl-CoA dehydrogenase family protein codes for MSAFEAPETDPLARARELAPRIHARADEIEAARRLPADLHRELASAGFYRCWAPRECGGLELPVWPVAETFEALARADGSVAWCVFIACTSATALATLPEETSRAVFAPLETTLISGVFAPSGSAEIEGDSFRVNGRWAFGSGTQNADWVLAGCRLLRNGEPITAPSGAPRTHMVLVPAREVEFLDTWHVSGLCGTGSTDFALRDVRVPAERVVGYVRERGPNRPLFRFPNFTLLALGIGMVGLGLGRAAIDELIALAGAKKPAGSTRTVAERPSAQSSVAESEAELRGARSFLRDAVEAAWSRASAGEPVPTELRRDLRLATTHAARTSARVALRMYELGGASSIYKRSPLQRIFRDAHVATQHLMVAPPTLELAGRMFMGLPTDTGSL; via the coding sequence ATGAGCGCGTTCGAGGCGCCCGAGACCGACCCGCTGGCGCGTGCGCGCGAGCTCGCCCCGCGCATCCACGCGCGCGCGGACGAGATCGAGGCCGCGCGCAGGCTGCCCGCGGATCTGCACCGCGAGCTGGCGAGTGCGGGCTTCTACCGCTGCTGGGCGCCGCGCGAGTGCGGCGGGCTCGAGCTGCCGGTATGGCCCGTGGCCGAGACCTTCGAAGCGCTCGCGCGCGCGGACGGCTCGGTGGCGTGGTGCGTGTTCATCGCATGCACCTCCGCGACCGCGCTCGCGACCCTCCCCGAGGAGACTTCGCGCGCGGTGTTCGCGCCGCTGGAGACGACGCTGATCTCGGGCGTGTTCGCGCCCTCGGGCAGCGCGGAGATCGAGGGCGACTCGTTCCGCGTCAACGGGCGCTGGGCGTTCGGCTCCGGCACGCAGAACGCGGACTGGGTGCTCGCGGGCTGCAGGTTGTTACGGAACGGCGAGCCCATCACGGCTCCTTCCGGCGCGCCGCGCACGCACATGGTGCTGGTGCCCGCGCGCGAGGTGGAGTTCCTCGACACCTGGCACGTCTCGGGCTTGTGCGGCACGGGCAGCACCGACTTCGCGCTGCGCGACGTGCGCGTGCCCGCCGAGCGCGTCGTGGGCTACGTGCGCGAGCGCGGCCCGAATCGCCCGCTCTTCCGCTTCCCCAACTTCACGCTGCTCGCGCTCGGCATCGGCATGGTCGGCCTCGGGCTCGGTCGCGCCGCGATCGACGAGCTGATCGCGCTCGCGGGCGCGAAGAAGCCCGCGGGCAGCACGCGCACGGTCGCGGAGCGGCCGTCAGCGCAGAGCAGCGTCGCCGAGAGCGAGGCGGAGCTGCGCGGCGCGCGCTCGTTCCTGCGCGATGCGGTAGAGGCCGCCTGGTCGCGCGCGAGCGCGGGCGAGCCCGTGCCCACCGAGCTGCGCCGCGACCTGCGGCTCGCGACGACGCACGCCGCGCGCACCTCCGCGCGCGTCGCGCTGCGCATGTACGAGCTCGGCGGCGCCAGCTCGATCTACAAACGCTCGCCGCTCCAGCGCATCTTCCGCGACGCTCACGTCGCGACGCAGCACCTGATGGTCGCCCCCCCGACCCTCGAGCTCGCTGGCCGCATGTTCATGGGTCTGCCGACCGATACGGGCTCTCTCTAG
- a CDS encoding TonB-dependent receptor: protein MSHSFVRSSLAFGAAFALSLPAFAQDAAPAADPAQRDVEEIIVTATKREANIQDVPIAVSAFQGAELAARRIDEIEDLAQISPSINVNTSNTSSAGGTLRIRGVGTTGNNIGLEAAVGTFIDGIYRSRSGQGFSDLLDIERIEVLRGPQGTLFGKNTSAGAVSVITKRPVLSESEGFALVEIGDFNSKRVALSYSAPIVEELLGFRVSGQWTDRDGYYEDFHSNGSWGHRDRYILRGQLLWAPSEDLDFRLIGDYGQRDESCCPAVWVRGGASAARVLTAAKARGLGQDVPTVRGLDVSGRESNKWRVGLNYEPFEKVSDWGVSLEANWDLDAVKLTSITAYRKFRARYAEDVDFTSADVLRPQNPSGGGASDAFENFSQEIRAAGTLFDQFDYLVGFYGYTEDVDTSTRIEWGADAPFVVLGAAVPTLLPQGEGYSRSAFIDTTGWAIFTNNTWSPWQDRLDLTVGARFGRETKEAASSVNGAPVGTFVNDPHCTSGFFLNGFCNNLSWEDSGATEKEWTYTFSGTFHVTEDINVYYSYSRGYKAGGFNTDQDSFDCAILDGPDADAVATARTPRPRSGACVGLGAGPDPLNPDRTVPINNTRFDPEFAKSHELGIKGTYMDGRARINLVLFTTDFTDFQLNTFTGLGFIVSNVESVRSRGVELESFFEIAEGLDATLGITYADARYGRDVSTTFNLNNPFAAPRDGLPNPAFAIAHHRITNAPAWTGSASVNYERKLPLTEWVGFVSANTAYRGRRNTGSNLHPYKFENAKWYLNLTVGTKSPDGHWEASLWSTNLTNTYDRSIIFDTPTQGGTYHAYVNPPRMWGGTLKYNF from the coding sequence ATGTCTCATTCGTTCGTGAGGTCGAGCCTCGCCTTCGGTGCGGCGTTCGCTCTCTCGCTGCCCGCGTTCGCGCAAGACGCGGCGCCCGCAGCGGATCCCGCACAACGCGATGTCGAAGAGATCATCGTCACTGCGACCAAGCGCGAGGCGAACATTCAGGACGTGCCGATCGCGGTCAGCGCGTTCCAAGGCGCGGAGCTCGCAGCGCGGCGCATCGACGAAATCGAGGACCTCGCGCAGATCTCGCCGAGCATCAACGTCAACACCAGCAACACCTCGTCGGCCGGCGGCACGCTGCGCATCCGCGGCGTCGGCACGACGGGCAACAACATCGGCCTGGAAGCCGCCGTCGGAACCTTCATCGACGGCATCTATCGCTCGCGCTCCGGGCAGGGCTTCAGCGATCTGCTCGACATCGAGCGCATCGAGGTTCTCCGCGGCCCGCAAGGAACGCTGTTCGGCAAGAACACCTCGGCGGGCGCAGTGAGCGTGATCACGAAGAGGCCCGTGCTGAGCGAGAGCGAGGGCTTCGCGCTCGTCGAGATCGGCGACTTCAACAGCAAGCGCGTCGCCCTGAGCTACTCGGCGCCGATCGTCGAAGAGCTGCTCGGCTTCCGGGTCTCCGGCCAGTGGACGGACCGCGACGGCTACTACGAGGACTTCCACAGCAACGGGTCGTGGGGCCATCGCGACCGATACATCCTGCGCGGCCAGCTGCTCTGGGCGCCGAGCGAGGATCTCGACTTCCGCCTGATCGGCGATTACGGCCAGCGCGACGAGTCGTGCTGCCCCGCGGTGTGGGTGCGCGGCGGCGCTTCGGCCGCACGCGTGCTGACCGCGGCCAAGGCGCGCGGACTCGGCCAGGATGTGCCCACGGTGCGCGGATTGGACGTATCGGGCAGGGAGAGCAACAAGTGGCGCGTGGGTCTCAACTACGAGCCGTTCGAGAAGGTCAGCGACTGGGGCGTGTCGCTCGAAGCGAACTGGGATCTCGACGCGGTCAAGCTCACGTCGATCACCGCCTACCGAAAGTTCCGCGCGCGCTACGCGGAGGATGTCGACTTCACCAGCGCGGACGTTCTGCGCCCGCAGAACCCGAGCGGCGGCGGCGCGAGCGACGCGTTCGAGAACTTCAGCCAGGAGATTCGCGCGGCCGGCACGCTGTTCGATCAGTTCGACTACCTGGTTGGCTTCTACGGCTACACCGAAGACGTCGATACCAGCACGCGCATCGAGTGGGGCGCGGATGCCCCGTTCGTGGTTCTCGGCGCCGCAGTTCCGACGCTGTTGCCCCAGGGCGAGGGTTACTCGCGCAGCGCGTTCATCGACACCACGGGCTGGGCGATCTTCACCAACAACACGTGGAGCCCGTGGCAGGATCGTCTCGATCTGACCGTCGGGGCGCGCTTCGGGCGCGAGACGAAGGAAGCCGCGAGCTCCGTGAACGGCGCTCCGGTCGGCACGTTCGTCAACGATCCGCACTGCACGAGTGGCTTCTTCCTCAACGGCTTCTGCAACAACCTCTCGTGGGAGGACTCCGGCGCGACGGAGAAGGAATGGACGTACACGTTCAGCGGCACGTTCCACGTGACCGAGGACATCAACGTCTACTACTCGTACTCGCGCGGCTACAAGGCCGGCGGTTTCAACACCGATCAAGACTCGTTCGACTGCGCGATCCTCGATGGGCCCGACGCTGACGCGGTCGCGACGGCACGGACACCCCGCCCGCGCAGCGGCGCTTGCGTGGGCCTGGGCGCTGGGCCGGACCCGCTGAATCCGGATCGCACGGTGCCGATCAACAACACGCGCTTCGATCCGGAGTTCGCGAAGTCGCACGAGCTCGGCATCAAGGGCACCTACATGGACGGGCGCGCGCGCATCAACCTCGTGCTGTTCACGACAGACTTCACAGACTTCCAGCTCAACACGTTCACGGGCCTCGGCTTCATCGTGTCGAACGTGGAGTCGGTGCGATCGCGCGGGGTGGAGCTCGAGTCCTTCTTCGAGATCGCGGAAGGCCTCGATGCAACGCTCGGCATCACGTACGCGGACGCGCGCTACGGGAGGGACGTGAGCACCACGTTCAACCTCAACAACCCGTTCGCCGCGCCCCGGGACGGCTTGCCGAATCCGGCGTTCGCCATCGCGCACCACCGCATCACGAACGCGCCGGCCTGGACGGGCAGCGCGAGCGTGAACTACGAGCGGAAACTCCCGCTGACGGAGTGGGTCGGCTTCGTGTCGGCGAACACCGCGTACCGCGGCCGGCGCAACACGGGCTCGAACCTGCATCCCTACAAGTTCGAGAACGCGAAGTGGTATCTGAACCTGACGGTCGGGACGAAGTCGCCCGATGGTCACTGGGAGGCGAGCCTCTGGTCGACCAACCTGACCAACACGTATGACCGTTCGATCATCTTCGACACGCCGACCCAGGGCGGTACGTATCACGCGTACGTGAACCCGCCGCGCATGTGGGGCGGCACGCTGAAGTACAACTTCTAG
- a CDS encoding acyl-CoA/acyl-ACP dehydrogenase translates to MRRFVAAEMPPEKRQQWDREHRFPRELFAKLAALGVCGLTIAEEYGGAGADLVAAVAVIEELCRGGAFAAGPFIHCAFYGGMNISENGSEEQKRALLPRLARGELLFAYGLSEPDVGGDLASVRTSARISDDGTQLVLHGSKRWCTGAELADYIYCLVRTGPEDARYQNLSFVLVDPKTPGVAISPIEHANLRYTLSSDVSFDGARVPIENVVGGAAALGRGWKMLVGRALDVEKLEITGVTFGIAQAAVEEAWAYAQQRVQFGKPIAAHQVIKHALVEARTQLEACRHMLYHAAWLAQQGRPCSVETSMAKLFVADTSVAIALACQRVMGAYGLSEGHDMERHVRDLLGMPIVGGSSHMQKNNLARRWGLPE, encoded by the coding sequence ATGCGGCGCTTCGTCGCGGCCGAGATGCCGCCCGAGAAGCGCCAGCAGTGGGACCGCGAGCACCGCTTCCCGCGCGAGCTGTTCGCGAAGCTCGCCGCGCTCGGCGTGTGCGGCCTCACGATCGCGGAGGAGTACGGCGGCGCGGGCGCGGATCTGGTCGCCGCGGTCGCGGTGATCGAGGAGCTGTGCCGCGGCGGCGCCTTCGCGGCGGGACCGTTCATCCACTGCGCGTTCTACGGCGGGATGAACATCAGCGAGAACGGCAGCGAGGAGCAGAAGCGCGCGCTGCTGCCGCGCCTCGCGAGGGGCGAGCTGCTGTTCGCGTATGGGCTCAGCGAGCCGGACGTCGGCGGCGATCTCGCGAGCGTGCGCACCAGCGCGCGCATCTCGGACGACGGCACGCAGCTCGTGCTGCACGGCTCGAAGCGCTGGTGCACGGGCGCCGAGCTCGCGGACTACATCTACTGCCTCGTGCGCACGGGCCCCGAGGACGCGCGCTACCAGAACCTCTCGTTCGTGCTCGTCGACCCGAAGACCCCCGGCGTCGCGATCTCGCCGATCGAGCACGCAAACCTGCGCTACACGCTCTCGTCGGACGTGAGCTTCGACGGCGCGCGCGTGCCGATCGAGAACGTGGTGGGCGGCGCCGCTGCGCTCGGGCGCGGCTGGAAGATGCTGGTCGGGCGCGCGCTCGACGTGGAGAAGCTCGAGATCACGGGCGTCACCTTCGGCATCGCGCAGGCCGCGGTCGAAGAGGCGTGGGCGTATGCGCAGCAGCGCGTCCAGTTCGGCAAGCCGATCGCCGCGCATCAGGTGATCAAGCACGCGCTGGTCGAGGCGCGCACGCAGCTCGAGGCGTGCCGGCACATGCTCTACCACGCGGCTTGGCTCGCGCAGCAGGGGCGGCCGTGCAGCGTCGAGACTTCGATGGCGAAGCTGTTCGTCGCGGACACGAGCGTCGCGATCGCCCTCGCCTGCCAGCGCGTGATGGGCGCATACGGCCTCTCCGAGGGCCATGACATGGAGCGCCACGTTCGCGATCTGTTAGGGATGCCGATCGTCGGGGGCTCCTCGCACATGCAGAAGAACAACCTCGCGCGCCGCTGGGGCCTGCCGGAATGA